The Peromyscus maniculatus bairdii isolate BWxNUB_F1_BW_parent chromosome 14, HU_Pman_BW_mat_3.1, whole genome shotgun sequence genomic interval CATGTACTTGATGTAATAATTTGTGTGGGATGCATTCCTCTAACTATAGTGATCCTTCTGCTCTCACTGGAGAGTAACACTGCACTCATCTGCTGTTTCCATGAAGCTTGTGTTTCCTTTGCAAGTGTTTCGACAGCAATCAATGTTTTTGCTATCACTCTGGACAGATATGACATCTCTGTAAAACCTGCAAACAGAATTCTGACAATGGGCAGAGCCGTAATGCTAATGACATCcatttggattttttctttcttctcattcctGATTCCCTTCATTGAAGTAAATTTCTTTAGTCTTCAAAGTGGAAATCCATGGGAAAACAAGACATTGTTGTGTGTCAGTACAAGTGAGTACTACACTGAGCTGGGGATGTATTACCATCTTCTAGTTCAGATCCCCATTTTCTTCTTCACGGTTATAGTGATGTTGATCACATACACCAAGATACTTCAGGCTCTTAACATCCGGATAGGCACCAGATTCTCAACAGGGCAGAAGAAGAAAGCTCGGAAGAAAAAGACAATCTCTCTAACCACACATGAGACCACAGACATGTCACACAGCAGTGGTGGGAGAAACGTCGTCTTTGGTGTGAGAACTTCAGTTTCTGTAATAATAGCCCTCCGGCGTGCTGTGAAACGCCACCGGGAACGACGAGAAAGGCAGAAAAGAGTCTTCAGAATGTCGTTATTGATTATTTCTACATTTCTTCTCTGTTGGACAccaatttctgttttaaatacCACCATTTTGTGTTTAGGCCCAAGTGACCTTTTAGTAAAATTAAGATTGTGTTTTCTAGTCATGGCTTATGGAACGACTATATTCCACCCTCTCTTGTATGCATTCACCAGACAAAAATTTCAAAAggtcttaaaaagcaaaatgaaaaaacgAGTTGTTTCCATAGTTGAAGCTGATCCCATGCCTAATAATGCTGTAATACACAACTCATGGATAGatcctaaaagaaacaaaaaggttaCCTATGAAGACAGTGAAATAAGAGAGAAATGTTTAGTACCTCAGGTTGTTACAGACTAGGGAGAAGTCTAAGTTTCACCAAATCTACATTCAGaagagttttaaatttaaattgtaaaaACTGATTACTGCCAAATGTAAGAGAAAAACATTATCAGTACTGGTTATGTTGTAAATTTTTAATGTGAATGTCAATTAGATTAGGTCATATATACTCAATTTCCTCATTATTAATGTATTTGTTGCATGGCAGTTTGTTAAAAGTAATCCATGTGTATATTCTGTCAATATTATGTCCATCAGAAGACACTCATGTAAGTCATATTTTCTAAAGAATAAATACATAGCCTTAAAACAGTgtataactttaaaatgtaacGGACATAGGTATCTACGTTTTTTAAGACAATGTACGAAGTCTATTATTTCTAAACCACGAACTAGATATATTTATACGAGAAGTTGCATAATATTTAACACAAAAATTATAGTCTCAAAACAATCAAAGCAAGATTTTCTGTACCACTATGCTATATTTCTGGTATGATGAACTTGTTATAATGttttaacaacaaaataatgaactATATATAAACCTTATTCTTTGTTATATATAGCCCTTATGTGGGAAACCACAGACTATATTAGCATTTTAAAACCATGAACCAAGAATAAATAAACCCTGTATATGGACACAAAATTAGGGATACTTCAAATTCAAGCTTATTATATAAAAAGATTGAACTCTGTTACAAGGGTAATATGCCTGAAATACAAATGAACCAACaataaagggagggaagaaagctaCCTAACACCAGCCCTGTCCCTTCGTCCTCATTTTGCCTGAATCTATGCCAAATGTTCTaagttcaaagaaaatactagttttaaaaaaactgcaataaaataatttttcatttttaatttaatagcaATTCTACCATTTAATAAGAGAAGTTAACCACATAAATCAGAAGGCTGGGCAGAAGAAAGGGGATCTCTTCTGTCCTTGTAGAAAAGGCTAACAAAGGCAGCTGTTTCTACTTTTAAATCCATTGCAACTTACATGTGCTAGAATTTACATAACGTTCCTACTCAGCCTTCAAAATACAGCAGCTCTGTTTCCACTCTCCAGGTGATTAAAGCAACAGTAAATTGTGTCACATTTCTATTCCACCACCATGTAACTTAAGCATTTTTCTCTCAAATCCTCAATTCATGTTAGAAAATTATAATTACAGATTGTAAGGATTATGAATACTTTCATAGCAAACAAGAATTTCTCACTTGCTATAATAATCTGGCAATATGTAGCAATAACAAAAACTTGgcaacaacttatttaaaataggtAAGTACCTGCTATCTATATTACAACTGGTTAGCTTAAGAATAATTATTCCCTATTTTAAATACTATATTCAATAAAtgaagtaacattttaaaatttaaaacctcaTGTTAAACAACTCAGTATCTATCACTTTTAGACAAATAAATGAGATTCATTTAATCAACTTTACTGACTAGCTTAATCCCTGGGGAAACGAGCATGATACAGGAGCTTGAAGTCACTAAGGTTTCTGGCAAACTAAACTGATTTATTTCTGATAATAATGCTAGTGTATCAAAAGTTAGCAAAGGCCTGCTTTCCTCCTGCTTTATGAAATTAaagaaatgctgcagtttaacAAAATGTAGCATAAtcaagtaaaattaattttttgaaacCCTAAAATTAAGACTTAATGGTGTTAAAAAAATTCACTCAATAAATGCATTTGGCCTACAATATCTCCTAACACCTTAACTAAAACTTTTAATGCATTTTGTACTTGGACATCTAAGCATAAGTTAAAATATTAGCACTCAGATTtataatcttaattttaaaaactagactACTTTTATAGAGTTCATGTTAAGAAATACCTCCACCGTGTTTTCACTACTTTTATCATGAGGTTTAATAAGCACTCCAATGAATTTAGTATAAAAGTAAGTTTCTACCATGTTGGCCTAATAGTTTTTATGCATTCTGATCTTCTgtaccaggaaaaaaataaatagtaaatattatAACTTTGCCCTGTAAGCTGCTGTTTGTGCATTGGACATCAGAGTAAACAATTAAGCATTTTGCCCTACAATAATGAATTTTTTAAGGATACAAAAGTCCATCTACTGATTTACAACAAACAAAATCTATActtcccagccgggcggtggtggcgcacgcctttaatcccagcactcgggaggcagagccaggcagatctctgtgagtttgaggccagcctggtctccaaagcgagttccaggaaaggcacaaagctacacagagaaaccctgtctcgaaaaaccaaaaaaaaaaaaaaaaaaaaaaaaaaaatctatacttcTCATACCTCACCAGAAACCTCAAGTAGCTTTTAATGTGTTAAATACATAGTGTGTGAAAAACTGTgttaaaaacaaagcacaagCATCTGCAACTGTAGATCTCTTGGTAAATGAGAGTTTAGACGAGTTTTCCTTGATTTCCATTCACTCTATGGACAAACAAAAGCATTGTTTTCCTCCGAATGTCTTTTGCTTCAGTGTGcaaattttttactttttcactAGTAATTTTACCCCCAAAAAACATTTTTGCTAACTTTCCCTTTTATAATGAAAACTTGCTTTGTAAATGCAACAGAGGCAGGAGTGAATCTGGTATGGACAACGTCTTACAATTCGACTATTATATCCATGTGCTTTCAAGCATAGATGATACCTTCTATAGTGGAGTTGAGTCAACTATTCCAGGCGTAAAGTC includes:
- the Gpr22 gene encoding G-protein coupled receptor 22 isoform X1; translated protein: MLHRISTKRKNRAVKSLQIIGGNTNCSKRMCFSPAVEINMQSDSNITVRDDMDDIDTNMYQPLSYPLSFQVSLTGFLMLEIVLGLGSNLTVLVLYCMKSNLINSVSNIITMNLHVLDVIICVGCIPLTIVILLLSLESNTALICCFHEACVSFASVSTAINVFAITLDRYDISVKPANRILTMGRAVMLMTSIWIFSFFSFLIPFIEVNFFSLQSGNPWENKTLLCVSTSEYYTELGMYYHLLVQIPIFFFTVIVMLITYTKILQALNIRIGTRFSTGQKKKARKKKTISLTTHETTDMSHSSGGRNVVFGVRTSVSVIIALRRAVKRHRERRERQKRVFRMSLLIISTFLLCWTPISVLNTTILCLGPSDLLVKLRLCFLVMAYGTTIFHPLLYAFTRQKFQKVLKSKMKKRVVSIVEADPMPNNAVIHNSWIDPKRNKKVTYEDSEIREKCLVPQVVTD
- the Gpr22 gene encoding G-protein coupled receptor 22 isoform X2 — translated: MCFSPAVEINMQSDSNITVRDDMDDIDTNMYQPLSYPLSFQVSLTGFLMLEIVLGLGSNLTVLVLYCMKSNLINSVSNIITMNLHVLDVIICVGCIPLTIVILLLSLESNTALICCFHEACVSFASVSTAINVFAITLDRYDISVKPANRILTMGRAVMLMTSIWIFSFFSFLIPFIEVNFFSLQSGNPWENKTLLCVSTSEYYTELGMYYHLLVQIPIFFFTVIVMLITYTKILQALNIRIGTRFSTGQKKKARKKKTISLTTHETTDMSHSSGGRNVVFGVRTSVSVIIALRRAVKRHRERRERQKRVFRMSLLIISTFLLCWTPISVLNTTILCLGPSDLLVKLRLCFLVMAYGTTIFHPLLYAFTRQKFQKVLKSKMKKRVVSIVEADPMPNNAVIHNSWIDPKRNKKVTYEDSEIREKCLVPQVVTD